The Cryptosporangium phraense genomic sequence GGTCGGCGAGGTAGCCGACCGCGGCCTCGATCCCGTCCTGGGTCAGTACCGCGGGGTGCAGGCCGCGAGCCATCTCCCGGAGCTCCGCGGTCGCCGCGAGCAACTGGCCGCGGGCGGCCTCGGCCCGGCCGGTCAGTTCCGCGTCCCCGGACTCCTCGGCCAGCCGGACCAGCCGGCCGAGCTCCAGCGAGGCCGTCACCAGGTGCTGCTGCGCGCCGTCGTGCAGGTCCCGCTCCAGCCGCCGCCGGGCCGCGTCGCCTGCGGCGACCAGCCGTTGAGCGGTTCCCTGCAGCTCGAGGATCAGCCCGGCCTGCGCGGCCAGCTCGCCGACGAGGCGGCTCTCGGCGCCCGAGAGCGCCTTCCGGACGCTGAGGACGCCCCGGAACCGGCCGTCGTGCACGATCTGGACGCCGACGAGCTCGGCCGCCGTGCGGACGCCGACCGGTAAGGCCCCGTCGGGCCAGGCCGCAACCGCACGCAGCTCGTCGGCGGGACCGGCCCAGATCACGACCTCGCCGGCCCCGACGCCGTCCGCGACGGTCAGGCAGATGCCGTCCAGCGGACGCCCGGCCGGGGCCGCGAGGTGCGCGGAGAGCCGGCCGAGGGCCTCGTACGCGGTGGCCCGGTGCCCGTACACGAGGCGGTCGGCGAGCCGTTGCACCCGCCGTCGCAGCGGCTCGAACGCGACCGCGATCGCGGCCGTCGCCAGCAGCGACAACAGGGTTCCGTAGCCGTGGACCAGTCGGCCGGCGCCGGTCACGACGACGGCGTAGCCCAGCGTGATGATCCCGGCCATCACCGCGAACACGAACGCCTTGTTGATGACCGGGTCGAGGTCGTAGAGCCGGTACTGGAGGATCGCCGCCCCGGCGGCCGCCGCCACCAGCGGCACCGTGAGGACGCCCGGCAGCGGGGAACCCCAGATCGCGATGCCGACGGCCAGCACCAGCAGTGACGCGGCGGCGGCGAACACGAGCAGCCGGAGCTGACGTTTCTCGTCGTCACCGGCCCGGCGCAGCCGGACGATCACGCAGACGACCCAGGCGAGCTGGAACAGCGGGTACGCGATCGGGCGGGCGACCTGGTAGAACGCCGTGGCGGTCGGTTCGCCAGGCAGGGCGAGCGGGTGGACCAGGCCGGTGCGCTCGTACTCCACCGGCCACAGCGCCGACACCGCGGACAGCACCGCGCCGGCTGCGCCGAGGACGACGACGACCGGCCGCCAGCCCGGCGACGGCAGACGTCCGGTCGGAAAGCACATCACGGTGACGCCGATCAGCACCATGACCAGCGGCAACGGCCAGACGCCGAGCCAGCCGACCCAGGCGGAACCGTCTCCGCCGGCCAGGCCGTACTCGCGGGCGGCGAACATCCCGGCGTGGGCGGCGCCGGTGGCCACGAACAGCCAGCCCTCCCGCACCGCGGGCCGGCGCGCGACGACGTAGAGCCCGACCGCGCCGAACGAGGCCGCGATCAGCCCGTTGTGCAAGTTGCCGAGGTGCGGGCCGAGCACGAACCCGGTGGCGAGCAGCGAGGTCAGGACCGCGCCGATGGCGGCGATTCGGGCCCGTCCGGTGCTCGGCATGTCGGCATCGTCGCATCGCGGCGGCGATTGCGAATCGGGGCTGGCCCTGAGGTGTGCGAGGGGCGGCCCCGATGTCTTTCCCGGTCGCGGTGAGGAGGGTGGCGGGCAACCGGATGGAGGAGGGGTATCGATGAGGGATCGAGTCGTTCTGGTGGCCGGCCCGGTGATCTACCTGGGGGCCGATCTGGTCTACGCACTGCGGGGGTGGGATTCGCCGGCCGCCGGGGTGCTGCACGTGCTCGGGGCCACCGCGTACGCCGTGCTGGTGTTCACGGCGGTGGGCTGGTTCCGCGGGCCGCTCGCGGTGGTGCTATTGGTCGTCGGGGCGCTGGGCGCGGCCGGGAACATCGGGTACGGCTTCAACACGATCCACGTCTCGCTCGGCGACACCGACCTCAACGACGCGAGCGGCGCGGCCGTGCTGATCAAGGTGCTGGGGCTGTGCTTCCCGTTGTCGCTGCTGCTGATCGCGGGCGGGTTGCGGTGGCAGCGGATCGGCCCCGGGTGGGTCGCGGTGGCCGTGGCGGTCGCCGCGGTCGGGTGGCCGGTCGCGCACATCGCGAACGTGGGCTGGCTGGCGATCGTCGTGAACGTGGTGCTGGTGGCCGCGTTCGGCGCCCTGGCCTTTCCGGGCGCCGACGCGGCTCGCCGTCAGGACGCCAGGATGTCCAGCGTCGCTCCGTAGCCGTCAGCGGTGGGTCGCCCGGCCAGCAGGGTGGCCAGCGACTCCCGCGGGGTGACGCCGTGCTCGGCGCACCCGGCCGCGACCGCGGCCGCGACCTGCGGAGCCGCGAACGACGTGCCGGTCCAGGACGCCCAGGGGTCGGCGCCGAACGTCGCCGGTCGGCCGCCCTCGATCGCGCGGTGACCCTCGACGAACGTCGAGACGACGTCCTCGGCCCGGGCCGAGCACAGCACCCAGCCGCCCCGGTTCGACCACGCCGACGGGGTCCGGTCGCGCGTGAGGCCGGCGACCGCGGCCACGTCCGGGAACGCGGCCGGCCAGCACGGACGGTCCTCGCCGTCGTTGCCGGCGGCCGCGACCACCAGCGTCTGCGGGTGACGTTCGGCCAGCAGCTCCAGTGCGGCCTCGAACGCGATCGGGGGCTCGTCGCCGATCGTGCGGGTGCCCAGCGACAGGTTGAGTACGTCGGCGCCGTCGTCGGCGGCCCGGAGCATCGCCGCGGCGACCCGGGCGTCGCTGCCCGCCCCGTCCGCGTCCATCACCCGGTAGGCGCGGACGGTCGCCGACGGGGCGACCTGCTGGACGATCCCGGCGACGAACGTGCCGTGCCCGGTGCCGGCCGCGAGCGTGCCGGTGGGTTCGACGTTGTCGGCGTCGGCCAGGCCCGCGAGCCACCCGTCGCCGCGCGGCCGGGCGTCCGCGCCGGTGTCGAGGACCGCCACCACGCACGAACCCGCGCCCGACCGCTCGAACGGACGGCCGGCCTCGGCCGGCCGTGGCCCGTCCAGGGCCTTGATGTACCCGGCCATCGGAGCGACGTGGTGCGCGGTCACCGGCACGCCCCCCTCCCGGGCCTCGTGCAGGAGCCCGGCGAGGTCGGCGAGCAACGCCGGACCGGCGAGACGGACGACCCGGCCGGCCAGGCCGGGCACCGGCTCGGCCCGCAACCCGTGCGCGACGGCGAACCGCCGGGCCGCGGGCAGATCACCGCGACGGACCAGCACCTCACCGGCGACGACGAGCACCGACGAACCACGGCCGTCGGGGAGTACGACGAACGGTGACGAGCGCGTCACCCGGGGAACAGCGGAAGGAGCCACCAACTCGAGGGTGGGAGTCATGCCGCCAGGGTCCCACCGATCAGCGGCGGCTCCAGGGCAGTTCGCCGGTTTCGACCACTTGCTGGGCCACCTCCCGCAGCTTGACGTTCAGATGCTGGGACGCCTCCCGCAGCAGCGTGAAACCGTCGTCCGCGGGGACCTTGCGCTGCGCCATCAGCACGCCGATGGCCTGGTCGATGACCGTGCGGGAGCGGATCGCCTCCCGGAGCTGCTCGGCCAGGTCACGGTGGCGGAAGAACGCGGCGGCGACCTGGCTGGCCTGTCCGGCGTGGCTGGCCAGCACCTGGGCCAGCGCGACGGCCTCACCGGTGAACGCGTCGGGATCGCGCGAGTACAGGTTCAGCGCGCCGAAGTTCACACCCTCGGAGTGCAGCGGGAGCGACACCACGCTCCGGGCGCCGAACGCCACCGCCCGTTCGACGTAGGCCGGCCAGCGGCCCTCGGTCGCCAGGTCGCGGACGCGGAACAGGTTGCCGGTGCGGGTCGCGTCCAGGCACGGGCCCTCACGTTCGGCGAACTGCATCTCGTCGAGTTCCCTTGACCACTCGTCGCTGAACGCGACGGCGGCCGGACGCCCGTCCTGCAGGGCGGTGATCGACGCGGCCTCCGCGCCCGGCACGATCCGGGCCGCGATGCGGGTGACTTCCTGCAGCGTGCTGATCAGGTCGGTCTGGGAGAGAACCAGACCGCTGAGCGCCATGAGCTCCCGCAGCTGCTCGTCCGAGAGTTCCATGCGGTTATTTTGCTCTATGCCGCACCGCCCGGCTCGATGGCGAACAGCCGGTCGTCGCCGGTGGCCGTCAGCACCCGGCGGACCAGCGGCGACGGGCAGCGCAGGAGCAGGTCGGCGGCCGCGGCCCGGGCCAGCACCAGCGCCCGGATCCCGGCCGAGTTGATGAACCGGACCCCGGCCAGGTCGAGCACGACCAGGCCCGGGTCCACCGCGCGCACGACCCGTTCCACCAGCGCGGGGAGATGGGGAGCGGTCTCGTGGTCGAGGTCGCCCTCGATCCGGATCGACGGATACGGGGCACACACCGAGAGAGTCAACGAAAGTGCGGACACTGGTCCCCTCGCAACAACCCGAGGCTCTGGTCCGAACCGGTACCAACTTTATCCGGTCGCGGCCGTTACTGCCGCATGATCCAGATCGGAAGCGGATCGGCGAGGGTCCGGACGACCTCCCAGCCGGCCCGCCGGTAGAACTCGACGTTCGACTCCGTGCTGGTCTCCAGCACGGCGGGCAGCCCGTCGGCGGCCGCGCGGCTCAGCCCGGCCCCCATGACCGCGCGCCCCCAGCCCCGGCCGGCGCGATCGGGCCGGGTGCCCAGCACCCCGAGGTACCAGAACGGCCCCGACGGCAGGCCGCCGTGCACCGCCTCGTCGTAGGCCCGCATCCGGGCCAGCGCGTCCGCGGGCAGTTCCGGTTCCGCCGTCTCCGAGGCACCGCCGGGGGGCTCCCAGATCGCGGTCGCCGCCCCGCTCTCGATCGTCCAGATCGTGGACCGGCCGACCCGCTTGTCGAAGAGGTGGCCGAAGAACGCGGCCGCCCGCGCCGGGTAACTCGACTCGTCCGGGAACAGGTAGCGCAGCACGGGGTCGCGCTGGAACGCGGCGACCAGCGACGTGACGACGTCGGCACGGTCGCGCGGGGTGGCGACGGACAGGTCGGGGACTGGATTCATGCCCTCCATCGTGCGCAATCCCCTAGTGCTGGCACTGAGTCGCCCCACCCGAACGGGCCCTTGCCCGAAACGACCGCTGACCTCACGCTGGATCGGCCACACGCGACGAGTCCGGTCGTCCCAGGGGGATACATGCTGGTGCAGGACGTCATGACCAGATTTCCGGCGTGTATTCACCTGGGGGCCGATATCCGCCGAGCGGCCGAATTGGTGAGCATTTCGCAAGTCAGCGAGCTGATGGTGCTCGACCACGACGACGAGTTCGTCGGCGCCCTGTCCGAGGGCGATCTGATCCGCGCGATCCTGCCGACCTGGGACGAGAGCCTGCGCGCGGGCGGCTCGCTGAACGACGCGTTCGGCGACCTCGCCCGGAAGGCCCGCGACCTGGCCGGGCGCCCGATCGATCCGCTCGTCGTGCGGAACGCGATCACGCTCCGGCCGACCGACGAGGTGGCCAGGGCGGCCGTGGTCATGACCGAGAAGCAGATCCGCCGGCTGCCGGTCGTCGACGGGCGCAAGCTCGAGGGCACGGTCGCCCGGGCCGACATCTGCCGCGCCGTCATCTACTACGCCTGATGGCCCGCGTAGAGCTGGTGGTGACCAACCGGCGGACGGGCGCGGTCACCGAGCACACCGGCGAACTCCCGCTGACGATCGGCCGGGACGCGGCGCTCAGCGCGGTCGCGCTCGACGACCGCTCGGTCTCCCGCCGCCACGCCCGCCTCGAACTCGACGGCATCGACCTCGTCGTCGTCGATCTGAAGAGCTCGAACGGGACGTTCGTCGACGGCGAGCGGGTCGAACGGCGGGTGCTGCGCGGGACCGACCACCTGCGGGTCGGCAACAGCGACGTGGCCTGGACACTCACGGTCGAGGACGAGTCCGACCGGACGATCATCGGCGACATGACGATCCTGGCGCCGTTCCGGGTGCCGTCCCGGGCGACGACCGGCCCGGTGCGGGTGATCTCCCCGGCCCGCCAGGTCGTCGAGAAGGCCGAGGCCTACAACCGGCAGCACGGCCACGAGCTCGACGGATTCCTCTCGATCGAGCACGGCTTCCTGCCGGTCGAGCCCCCGCTGCTCGCGCTGCCGCCCTCCCACCAGGCCTGGGACGCGCTCGTCGACCGGCTGCCCGACCTCTACGCGAACCTCGGTATGCGCCGCGAGTTCGACCGGCTGCCGGTGCTCGACGCGTCGGCCGAGGCGCTGCCCGACCGGTACGTGCTGCGGGCGTCGGCGATGCTCGGCGTGTTCGCGCACGCCTACCAGTACGTCCAGACCGACCCGCCGGCCACGCTGCCGCCGAGCATCCTCGAGCCCTGGCGGCAGGTGTCGCGCCGGCTGGGCAAGGACGTGCCGTCGGTCTCCTACATCGACCTGTTCTTCTACAACTGGAGGCTCCGCGATCCGGCCGGCCCGCGCCGCCTGGACAACCTCGAGCTGCTCGTCCCGGCCTGGCGCAACCGGGCCGAGAAGATCTTCTACCTGGTCACGACCGAGTTCGCGATGGAGCTGACCCCGCTGCTCGACGCGATGCTGCGGGCCCAGGACGCGGTGCTGGTGGAAGACCGGGACGCGCTCACCGCCGCGCTGCTCGTCATGCTCGAGCGGCTGCAGCACGTCACGCAGGAGATCTACCCGCAGATCGACCCGAACCCGCTGTCGTCGAACCACCTCGACCTGGTGCTCTGGGCCAAGACCGTCGGGACGTCCGGGGTGCCGATCTTCGACGGGGCGCCGAGCCCGGCCGGCACCGCGCAGCCGCAGATCCACGCGCTCGACGCGTTCTTCGGCCGCGCGTCCTACGCCACCACGGTCGGGCAGCAGAGCCTCTCGCTGCGCAAACAGATGCCCCGGCACTGGCGCGAGCTGATCGACGCGCTCGGCCAGGTCTCGGTGCGCCAGTTCGTCGAGAAAGACCGTGCGCTGCGTGGCCTGTACGCGGCCGTGCTCGACTCGTACCTCGGCGACCGGGGCTGGATGGGGCTGCACCGGATCAAGGCGTACGGGTTCCTCGAGGTCGCGTTCAAGGTCGGCCGGTCGGTCACCACCGGCGCGAAGTTCACCGGGCTGTTCCGCGACAAGACCTGGGAGGCGATCGACGCCGAGCTGGCCGAGGTCCGCGACGAGCGCTGGCCGGCCGCCAACCAGCAGGTCTACACCGGACGGGTGCGGCGCGGGATCACGACGACCGACCCGGACTCGTCGGCCTGGACGACGCACCTGCGGCTCGACGTGGCCGGCCAGGGCATCCGTCACCGCCCCGGCGACCGGCTCGGCGTCCTGCCCGAGAACGACGACGCGCTGGTCCGGGCCACCTTGCGGGCGCTGCGGGCCACCGGCGACGAGCTCGTCCCGCTGACTGCCGACTGGCAGGAGGCGATCCGGTTCCGGGCCGGGCACGAGGACGGCGCCGAGGTGCTGCCGCTGAAGACCCTGCTGACGTTCGGCCGGATCCGCCCGGTCGGCCGGACCACCGCGAAGCGTCTGCTCGGGTTCTCGGCCGCCGGGGCGCTCGACCGGATCGTGTCGGCCCGGATGGAAGACCAGTGGGAGCTGTGGGACCTGCTCGACCTGGTCCGCTCGGCCGGGTACGACGTGACCCGGCTGTGGTCGGCGGGCGCCGACGAAGCCGAGAGCATCGGCCGGATCGTGCCGCCCGAAGTGTTCCGGCTGTACTCGATCGCGTCCGCGGCCGACGGCCCGGCCGAGAGCATCGACCTGGTGGTCGGCGGGCTCACCTACGACACCCCGCGCACCACGTACTCGTACGAGCGGCAGCGGGCCGGCAGCGCGTCGCACTTCCTGCGCCGGATGACCACCGAGGTGCGCTACCGCGACAAGCCGCTGTCGCTGACGATCGTGCCCACGCCGAGGTTCCGGCTCCCGGCCGACCCGGCCACACCGGTCGTGATGTTCGCGGCCGGCTCGGGCATCGCGCCGTTCCACGGCTTCGCCGCGGCCCGCTCCGGCGGTCCGGGCGCGAACACGCTGTTCCTGGGCCTGCGCCGGCCCGAGGATTTCGTCGACCCGTCGGTGTTCGAACGCCTCGCGGCCGAGGGACGGCTCGAGCTGTACGCCGCGTTCTCCCAGGCCGACAAACGGCTGCGGTTCGACGTCGGCAAGTACGTGGTGGAGGACGGGACGCGGCAGCGCGTCGACCGGTTGATCTCCGAGCAGGCCGACGGCCTGCGGGCCGCGGCCGGTGACGGCGGGCACCTGTACGTCTGCGGGAGCGCCGGCTTCGCCGGGTCGGTCCTGGCCGCGCTGAAGAACGTCGGTCTGGACGTCCGGCAGCTGATCGCCGAGGGACGCCTCGGGCTGGACATCTTCACCACCTACCGCGGGCACGCGCAGCAGGGCAGGCAGTACGACATCTCCGCGCTGATCGACCGGAACAGCCCTTCCGCGGGGTATTGGATGGTGGTCAGCGGCAAGGTCTACGACGTCTCGGAGTTCATCCACCAGCACGTCGGTGGGCCGCAGATCATCCGGCACTACGTCGGGATGGATGCGACCAGCGCGTACCAGGGCGTGCTGCACCACGTGAACTCGGAGGTCGACGCGCAGCTGAGCCTGTACGAGCTCGGGCACATGCGCCGGCTGTCGTTCGGCGACCGGTGGGGGGTCGTGCTCACCGCCGAGGGCCTGCGTTTCGAGCGGCTGGAGAACCTGTTCACGGCCTGGGTCCGGTACGTGTACCTGGTCGTCGCGATGGAGAACGCGCTGGCCAACGACTACGGGTTCGCGTCGGCCGAGGCGACCGCGGGCCAGCGCGGGCCGACGCCGTTCTCGCTGCAGTTCCTGGTCGAGGCGCACCGCCGGTTCCTGGGCAGCTACCTCGACGGGCTGTTCGACGACGACCTGGCCGCGCTCTGGCGGGCCACGGTCGGGTTCTGCGCGCCGTCGACCGACGTGCGGGGGCTCGGGCTCACGCTCGAGACGCTCCGCGACCAGCCGGCCTACCGGCTGGCCCGGGAGTCGGTGACGTACCTGCGCGGGCTGCTGACCGGTGACCTGAGCGCGTCCGACCGGCATCGCATCGAGGGGCTGGCCAAGGGCTACGCCGAGGCCGACCAGGCCGTGCTGCGGGCGCTGAAGGCCGCGTTGCGCGACGGGATCCTCGCGTTCGAGCAGCACGAGGCCGCGGTCGTCGAGCGGGCGTCGGACCGGCTGCTGGGGGCGATCCGGGGCGCGGTCGACGCGGTCGGCGAGTACTACCGGCGGGTGGCCGCGCTGACCGAGCGGCACGGTCTGACGCTCTCGTCGTTGCCGCCGGGGCTGGTCGAGGAGCCGATCCCCGAGGACCGGGGAATTCCGGGCCACGGGACGCCTGTCACGATCCCGCCGGAGCCGGTGTCCTAGGGGGCATGACCACCGACGCGTTCGTCGCCCACCGGAGCCTGCTGTTCACGGTCGCCTACGAGATGCTCGGCTCGGCCGCCGACGCCGAGGACGTCGTGCAGGAGACCTGGCTGCGGTGGGCGTCTTCGTCCGCCGATGTCCGTGACCCGCGGTCCTACCTGGTGCGGATCGTCACCCGGCAGGCGCTCAACCGGCTGCGGACGCTGGCCCGGCGGCGCGAGGACTACGTGGGGGAGTGGCTCCCCGAGCCGCTGCTGACCAGCCCCGACGTCGCCGACGACGTCGAGTTGGCGGAGAGCGTCTCGGTGGCGATGCTGACCGTGCTCGAGACGCTGGGCGCGGTCGAGCGGGCGGTGTTCGTCCTGCGCGAGGTGTTCGACACCTCGTACGACGAGATCGCCGAGGCGGTCGGGAGGACGCCCGCCGCCGTGCGCCAGATCGCCCACCGCGCCCGCGATCACGTGGCCGCGCGCCGTCCGCGGGTGCGGGTCAGCCGGGCCGAGCAGGACGCGGTCGTCGAGCGGTTCCTGGCCGCCGTCCGCGGCGGCGACCTGCAGGAATTGCTGGACGTCCTGGCTCCGGACGTCGTGGTCGTGGCCGACGGCGGCGGCGTGGTCACCGCGGCGCGTCATCCGGTGGTGGGAGCCGAGCGGGCGGCCGCGTTCCTGGCCATGCTGCCGAAGGTGGCGGACGACTTCGCGGTCGCGGCGACCGTGGTGAACGGTGGGCCGGCGATCCGGATCGATCTGAACGGGGCGCTCGATGCGGTGGCGAGCCTGGTGATCGAGGGCGGCCGGATCACCCACGTGTACGCGGTCCGCAACCCGGCGAAACTGTCCCGCCTGACGGAAGAATCCCACCTCAGTCGCTGAGCCCCGCGCGGCCACCGCCCGCGCCGCGGCGCGGATTGACGCGAAACCGGCTCTTCGCGGGGCCGCGGAAGGCCCGCTTTCCCGTCATTCCGCGGTCGCGGTCGCGGCCGTCCGCGCACCTCGCGGCCAGGCCGGGCGTCCGCTGGACGGCATCGGCCCTACCGGTCCGCGCCCCGCGGCGCGATCAATTTCCCGACGGTAGGGGCTCGGTCGGGCGGGGGGTCAGGTCGGTGGGTAGGCGTTGCTTGCGGCGGATCAGGAGCCAGACGATCCAGCCCGCCGTGATGATGAACCCGAGGCTGATGATCCGGTAGAGCACCACGGCCGCGATCGCCGAGCTCGTCGTCAGC encodes the following:
- a CDS encoding histidine kinase — encoded protein: MPSTGRARIAAIGAVLTSLLATGFVLGPHLGNLHNGLIAASFGAVGLYVVARRPAVREGWLFVATGAAHAGMFAAREYGLAGGDGSAWVGWLGVWPLPLVMVLIGVTVMCFPTGRLPSPGWRPVVVVLGAAGAVLSAVSALWPVEYERTGLVHPLALPGEPTATAFYQVARPIAYPLFQLAWVVCVIVRLRRAGDDEKRQLRLLVFAAAASLLVLAVGIAIWGSPLPGVLTVPLVAAAAGAAILQYRLYDLDPVINKAFVFAVMAGIITLGYAVVVTGAGRLVHGYGTLLSLLATAAIAVAFEPLRRRVQRLADRLVYGHRATAYEALGRLSAHLAAPAGRPLDGICLTVADGVGAGEVVIWAGPADELRAVAAWPDGALPVGVRTAAELVGVQIVHDGRFRGVLSVRKALSGAESRLVGELAAQAGLILELQGTAQRLVAAGDAARRRLERDLHDGAQQHLVTASLELGRLVRLAEESGDAELTGRAEAARGQLLAATAELREMARGLHPAVLTQDGIEAAVGYLADRSAVPVRVAVDVGRRLPPEVEATAYFVVSEGLTNAAKHSGATVVHVRVELTDAGLTVEIADDGGGGAVVRAGSGLEGLADRLATLGARLQVDSGVRGTRLGAVIACG
- a CDS encoding RNA polymerase sigma-70 factor — protein: MTTDAFVAHRSLLFTVAYEMLGSAADAEDVVQETWLRWASSSADVRDPRSYLVRIVTRQALNRLRTLARRREDYVGEWLPEPLLTSPDVADDVELAESVSVAMLTVLETLGAVERAVFVLREVFDTSYDEIAEAVGRTPAAVRQIAHRARDHVAARRPRVRVSRAEQDAVVERFLAAVRGGDLQELLDVLAPDVVVVADGGGVVTAARHPVVGAERAAAFLAMLPKVADDFAVAATVVNGGPAIRIDLNGALDAVASLVIEGGRITHVYAVRNPAKLSRLTEESHLSR
- a CDS encoding S8 family peptidase, producing the protein MTPTLELVAPSAVPRVTRSSPFVVLPDGRGSSVLVVAGEVLVRRGDLPAARRFAVAHGLRAEPVPGLAGRVVRLAGPALLADLAGLLHEAREGGVPVTAHHVAPMAGYIKALDGPRPAEAGRPFERSGAGSCVVAVLDTGADARPRGDGWLAGLADADNVEPTGTLAAGTGHGTFVAGIVQQVAPSATVRAYRVMDADGAGSDARVAAAMLRAADDGADVLNLSLGTRTIGDEPPIAFEAALELLAERHPQTLVVAAAGNDGEDRPCWPAAFPDVAAVAGLTRDRTPSAWSNRGGWVLCSARAEDVVSTFVEGHRAIEGGRPATFGADPWASWTGTSFAAPQVAAAVAAGCAEHGVTPRESLATLLAGRPTADGYGATLDILAS
- a CDS encoding GNAT family N-acetyltransferase, giving the protein MNPVPDLSVATPRDRADVVTSLVAAFQRDPVLRYLFPDESSYPARAAAFFGHLFDKRVGRSTIWTIESGAATAIWEPPGGASETAEPELPADALARMRAYDEAVHGGLPSGPFWYLGVLGTRPDRAGRGWGRAVMGAGLSRAAADGLPAVLETSTESNVEFYRRAGWEVVRTLADPLPIWIMRQ
- a CDS encoding GAF and ANTAR domain-containing protein, yielding MELSDEQLRELMALSGLVLSQTDLISTLQEVTRIAARIVPGAEAASITALQDGRPAAVAFSDEWSRELDEMQFAEREGPCLDATRTGNLFRVRDLATEGRWPAYVERAVAFGARSVVSLPLHSEGVNFGALNLYSRDPDAFTGEAVALAQVLASHAGQASQVAAAFFRHRDLAEQLREAIRSRTVIDQAIGVLMAQRKVPADDGFTLLREASQHLNVKLREVAQQVVETGELPWSRR
- a CDS encoding CBS domain-containing protein — its product is MTRFPACIHLGADIRRAAELVSISQVSELMVLDHDDEFVGALSEGDLIRAILPTWDESLRAGGSLNDAFGDLARKARDLAGRPIDPLVVRNAITLRPTDEVARAAVVMTEKQIRRLPVVDGRKLEGTVARADICRAVIYYA
- a CDS encoding STAS domain-containing protein; translation: MCAPYPSIRIEGDLDHETAPHLPALVERVVRAVDPGLVVLDLAGVRFINSAGIRALVLARAAAADLLLRCPSPLVRRVLTATGDDRLFAIEPGGAA
- a CDS encoding FHA domain-containing protein, coding for MARVELVVTNRRTGAVTEHTGELPLTIGRDAALSAVALDDRSVSRRHARLELDGIDLVVVDLKSSNGTFVDGERVERRVLRGTDHLRVGNSDVAWTLTVEDESDRTIIGDMTILAPFRVPSRATTGPVRVISPARQVVEKAEAYNRQHGHELDGFLSIEHGFLPVEPPLLALPPSHQAWDALVDRLPDLYANLGMRREFDRLPVLDASAEALPDRYVLRASAMLGVFAHAYQYVQTDPPATLPPSILEPWRQVSRRLGKDVPSVSYIDLFFYNWRLRDPAGPRRLDNLELLVPAWRNRAEKIFYLVTTEFAMELTPLLDAMLRAQDAVLVEDRDALTAALLVMLERLQHVTQEIYPQIDPNPLSSNHLDLVLWAKTVGTSGVPIFDGAPSPAGTAQPQIHALDAFFGRASYATTVGQQSLSLRKQMPRHWRELIDALGQVSVRQFVEKDRALRGLYAAVLDSYLGDRGWMGLHRIKAYGFLEVAFKVGRSVTTGAKFTGLFRDKTWEAIDAELAEVRDERWPAANQQVYTGRVRRGITTTDPDSSAWTTHLRLDVAGQGIRHRPGDRLGVLPENDDALVRATLRALRATGDELVPLTADWQEAIRFRAGHEDGAEVLPLKTLLTFGRIRPVGRTTAKRLLGFSAAGALDRIVSARMEDQWELWDLLDLVRSAGYDVTRLWSAGADEAESIGRIVPPEVFRLYSIASAADGPAESIDLVVGGLTYDTPRTTYSYERQRAGSASHFLRRMTTEVRYRDKPLSLTIVPTPRFRLPADPATPVVMFAAGSGIAPFHGFAAARSGGPGANTLFLGLRRPEDFVDPSVFERLAAEGRLELYAAFSQADKRLRFDVGKYVVEDGTRQRVDRLISEQADGLRAAAGDGGHLYVCGSAGFAGSVLAALKNVGLDVRQLIAEGRLGLDIFTTYRGHAQQGRQYDISALIDRNSPSAGYWMVVSGKVYDVSEFIHQHVGGPQIIRHYVGMDATSAYQGVLHHVNSEVDAQLSLYELGHMRRLSFGDRWGVVLTAEGLRFERLENLFTAWVRYVYLVVAMENALANDYGFASAEATAGQRGPTPFSLQFLVEAHRRFLGSYLDGLFDDDLAALWRATVGFCAPSTDVRGLGLTLETLRDQPAYRLARESVTYLRGLLTGDLSASDRHRIEGLAKGYAEADQAVLRALKAALRDGILAFEQHEAAVVERASDRLLGAIRGAVDAVGEYYRRVAALTERHGLTLSSLPPGLVEEPIPEDRGIPGHGTPVTIPPEPVS